Proteins from a single region of Metallibacterium scheffleri:
- a CDS encoding beta-ketoacyl synthase N-terminal-like domain-containing protein codes for MPSTPVAIAAFTAVSALGTGCAAHVAALRTGRSGLRRNDYAPNGPPLPCWIGRVDDRSLRPAPGLDTRLHRLLILALAQDDFGTLLTRALSDCGATRVALVLGTSTANIETSEQAYRRLDHGHLPRDLADARVYHLHGPAEWLCAHTGIAGPAFTVSTACSASAKAFGLGARLLHAGIADAVLVAGADSLCSSTLYGFNALQLVDAAPCRPFDVERAGLSIGEGAALVLLRRVADAPGAPRLLACGESSDAHHLSAPHPEGLGATRALQAALHECALPAQAFDYINLHGTASRQNDAVEAALVAQALPGISASSTKGATGHTLGAAGALEAVLTLLALHEGVVPATVGCIRPEPGIAAQLALVPQSRALRRALSFSFGFGGSNACLAFAGADAA; via the coding sequence GTGCCTTCGACCCCGGTTGCCATCGCTGCGTTCACTGCCGTGTCCGCACTGGGCACGGGATGCGCTGCGCACGTGGCGGCCTTGCGCACGGGTCGCAGTGGGCTGCGCCGCAATGACTACGCGCCGAACGGCCCGCCGCTGCCGTGCTGGATCGGCCGCGTCGACGATCGTTCCCTGCGGCCGGCTCCTGGCCTGGACACGCGTCTGCATCGCCTGCTGATACTGGCGCTGGCGCAGGACGACTTCGGCACACTGCTGACGCGGGCGCTGAGCGACTGCGGCGCCACGCGCGTGGCGCTGGTGCTCGGCACTTCCACCGCCAATATCGAAACCAGCGAACAGGCGTATCGGCGCCTCGATCACGGTCACCTGCCACGCGATCTGGCCGACGCGCGCGTGTACCACCTGCACGGCCCGGCCGAATGGCTGTGTGCGCACACCGGCATCGCCGGGCCGGCGTTCACCGTGTCCACGGCCTGTTCGGCCAGCGCCAAGGCGTTCGGCCTGGGCGCGCGCCTGCTGCATGCCGGCATCGCCGACGCCGTGCTGGTGGCCGGCGCCGACTCGCTGTGCTCCAGCACGCTGTATGGCTTCAATGCGCTGCAGCTGGTGGACGCCGCGCCGTGCCGGCCGTTCGACGTGGAACGCGCCGGACTGTCCATCGGCGAGGGCGCGGCACTGGTCCTGCTGCGCCGTGTTGCCGACGCACCCGGAGCGCCGCGCCTGCTGGCCTGCGGCGAGAGCAGCGACGCGCACCATCTGTCGGCACCGCATCCCGAAGGCCTCGGTGCGACACGCGCGCTGCAGGCGGCATTGCACGAGTGCGCGCTGCCGGCGCAAGCTTTCGATTACATCAATCTGCATGGCACCGCCAGCCGCCAGAACGACGCCGTCGAGGCCGCGCTGGTCGCGCAGGCGCTGCCCGGCATCAGCGCCAGCTCGACCAAGGGCGCGACCGGCCACACCCTCGGCGCGGCAGGCGCGCTGGAAGCCGTGCTCACGCTACTGGCGCTGCACGAAGGCGTGGTGCCGGCCACGGTCGGTTGCATCCGGCCTGAGCCGGGCATCGCCGCGCAGTTGGCACTCGTGCCGCAATCTCGCGCATTGCGCCGCGCGCTGAGTTTTTCGTTCGGCTTCGGCGGCAGCAATGCCTGCCTGGCCTTTGCCGGCGCGGACGCCGCATGA
- a CDS encoding beta-ketoacyl synthase chain length factor, whose protein sequence is MNTALHATIIGWGLCAPGLDDAAAFADWLRDPARALPVGRHANAMAARMTPTEHRRAPHAVRLALEAATQAVGARDASAIGAVFCSAFGDMANTDAILGTLAQAPDQVSPTRFTHSVHNAAAGHWSMAAASHAPMSALACGREGIGPALLAALLDMQASAAPQLVVLFDTAAAGALADVAPCSLDFAAALLLAPAVDERPGARLRAQVENGQASDNAPRDARLQPWYAGNPAARALPLLEICLGAAARRFTWPLGSGTLLTLHCEYRP, encoded by the coding sequence ATGAACACCGCGCTGCACGCCACGATCATCGGCTGGGGGCTGTGCGCGCCCGGGCTCGATGATGCCGCTGCCTTCGCGGATTGGCTGCGCGATCCGGCGCGGGCCTTGCCCGTCGGGCGCCACGCCAACGCGATGGCCGCGCGCATGACGCCGACCGAGCACCGGCGTGCGCCACATGCGGTACGCCTGGCGCTGGAAGCAGCCACGCAGGCAGTCGGCGCGCGCGATGCGAGCGCCATCGGCGCGGTGTTCTGCAGCGCCTTCGGCGACATGGCCAATACCGACGCCATTCTCGGCACGCTGGCGCAGGCGCCGGATCAGGTCTCGCCGACGCGTTTCACGCACTCGGTGCACAACGCCGCCGCCGGGCACTGGAGCATGGCCGCGGCCAGCCATGCGCCGATGAGCGCGCTGGCCTGCGGGCGCGAGGGCATCGGCCCGGCACTGCTGGCGGCACTGCTCGACATGCAGGCCAGCGCCGCGCCGCAGCTTGTAGTGCTGTTCGATACCGCCGCCGCCGGCGCGCTGGCCGATGTCGCGCCCTGCAGCCTGGATTTCGCCGCCGCGCTATTGCTGGCGCCCGCTGTCGACGAACGACCGGGTGCGCGTCTGCGCGCGCAAGTGGAAAACGGCCAGGCATCCGACAATGCCCCGCGCGATGCGCGTTTGCAGCCCTGGTACGCGGGCAATCCCGCTGCGCGCGCGCTGCCGCTGCTGGAGATCTGCCTGGGCGCCGCAGCACGACGCTTCACCTGGCCGCTGGGCTCTGGCACCCTGCTCACCCTGCACTGCGAGTATCGACCTTGA
- a CDS encoding glycosyltransferase family 2 protein translates to MSPTPGDRVAILIPALNEERAIREVVLGALAVSARVIVIDDGSSDATAARIADLPVMLIRHPTPQGKGAGLRDGFRRALALGVDGVVTMDGDGQHLASDVPRLLAAARQYPQHIVIGARIRNREQQPPARRRANAVADWGISWGAGVAIADSQSGQRYYPRAVLALADLKAEDFVFEAALLITACRELGLGVVSVPIDSRYQPEFRRSHFRPVHDIARITWYTIKRILHYGHIFAAHRRATAQPPLVIDPPAHDAEALAEAQAR, encoded by the coding sequence TTGAGCCCGACCCCCGGTGATCGTGTCGCCATCCTGATCCCCGCGCTCAACGAGGAGCGCGCGATCCGCGAGGTGGTGCTGGGCGCGCTGGCGGTCAGCGCGCGGGTGATCGTGATCGACGACGGCTCCAGCGACGCCACCGCCGCACGCATCGCCGATCTGCCGGTGATGCTGATCCGGCACCCCACGCCGCAAGGCAAGGGCGCCGGCCTGCGCGACGGTTTCCGCCGCGCGCTGGCACTGGGCGTGGATGGCGTGGTCACCATGGACGGCGACGGCCAGCACCTGGCCAGCGATGTGCCGCGCCTGCTCGCCGCCGCGCGGCAGTATCCGCAGCACATCGTCATCGGCGCGCGCATCCGCAACCGCGAACAGCAGCCGCCGGCGCGGCGCCGCGCCAACGCAGTGGCCGACTGGGGCATCTCCTGGGGTGCCGGCGTGGCGATCGCCGACAGCCAGAGCGGGCAACGCTATTATCCGCGCGCGGTCCTCGCGCTGGCCGATCTCAAAGCCGAAGATTTCGTGTTCGAGGCCGCGCTGCTGATCACGGCCTGTCGCGAGCTGGGCCTGGGCGTGGTCTCGGTGCCGATCGATTCGCGCTACCAGCCCGAGTTTCGGCGCAGCCATTTCCGCCCGGTGCACGACATCGCACGCATCACTTGGTACACCATCAAGCGCATCCTGCACTACGGCCACATTTTTGCCGCGCACCGCCGCGCCACCGCGCAGCCGCCGCTGGTCATTGATCCGCCAGCGCACGACGCCGAGGCATTGGCCGAAGCGCAAGCGCGCTGA
- a CDS encoding lipid A 3-O-deacylase produces the protein MSRRHAAWLSLVLLGSLLATALIPVHAASYEVLGGRSKTSGWRWADAAFFAAVGDARPFTLGGHDLTWAPEAELGWIGPRPVNARNVHEYMTHPVWMAMGGARVSGFWRQAFLGFDVALTKNRTGALSSPYEFVSTLGWQGTHYLLALRHISNASFHEPNLGETMLLVGFRF, from the coding sequence ATGTCTCGTCGTCACGCCGCGTGGTTGTCACTCGTCCTGCTCGGCAGCCTGCTAGCCACCGCGCTCATTCCCGTTCATGCCGCCAGCTACGAAGTGCTGGGCGGGCGCAGCAAGACCTCCGGCTGGCGCTGGGCTGACGCGGCGTTCTTCGCTGCGGTCGGCGACGCGCGCCCGTTCACGCTCGGTGGCCATGACCTGACCTGGGCGCCCGAGGCCGAACTGGGCTGGATCGGCCCGCGTCCGGTCAACGCGCGCAATGTGCACGAATACATGACCCATCCGGTGTGGATGGCGATGGGCGGCGCGCGCGTGTCCGGCTTCTGGCGCCAGGCTTTCCTCGGATTCGACGTGGCGCTGACCAAGAACCGCACCGGCGCGCTGTCCAGCCCGTATGAGTTTGTCAGCACGCTGGGCTGGCAGGGCACGCATTACCTGCTGGCGCTGCGGCATATCTCCAACGCCAGCTTCCACGAGCCGAACCTGGGCGAAACCATGTTGCTGGTGGGCTTCAGGTTTTAG
- a CDS encoding MarR family winged helix-turn-helix transcriptional regulator has translation MTPVCNLPPGAEENLGLLLGLARARLISALEAELAANGLAINHTQYAALKRLAQCAPLAPGELAQALGHDAGAMTRVLDGLEEKGYVRREPNPDDRRCVRVIPTEAGAALWSRMRGCGERTMAHALENLSEPERDALRDLLKRIVESLSSTDTPN, from the coding sequence ATGACTCCTGTTTGCAATCTCCCCCCGGGTGCCGAGGAAAACCTCGGCTTGCTGCTCGGTTTGGCACGCGCGCGACTGATCAGCGCGCTTGAAGCCGAGCTAGCCGCCAACGGCCTGGCCATCAATCACACCCAGTACGCCGCGCTCAAGCGCCTGGCGCAGTGCGCGCCGCTGGCGCCGGGCGAACTGGCACAGGCGCTGGGGCACGATGCCGGTGCCATGACGCGCGTGCTCGATGGCCTGGAGGAGAAAGGTTACGTGCGCCGCGAGCCCAACCCGGATGACCGGCGCTGTGTGCGCGTGATCCCCACCGAAGCCGGCGCCGCGCTGTGGTCGCGCATGCGCGGCTGCGGTGAACGCACCATGGCGCACGCACTGGAAAACCTGAGCGAGCCCGAGCGCGACGCGCTGCGCGATTTGCTCAAACGCATCGTCGAATCCCTGAGCTCCACCGACACTCCGAACTGA
- a CDS encoding efflux transporter outer membrane subunit, translating into MSPILKPLTLALGTLLLAGCVSPGGLKPQQAPLAANSLAMGNTLSGVPRQAAAWPAADWWRSFHDAQLDHLIHVALASNPDLAVAAARVRQADAVAAGADAARMPTLGAGVSADGIRIPPTVIGAPLGGHYATLWRAGLSFNYTFDLWGGQRAQWEAAVDQARAVAVAASAARLQLAADVTRAYVDYAYAGQSVAILKANLARSAQLLDLTRKRVAAGVDNHMQLAAASAAQATASQQLEAAQRGERAAALTLAALCGQGPGFADSLHAPAPLRAAPLALPATLPAALLARRPDVTAALWRVEAEARAIKVARAAFLPNINLAAGLGLASLGAGNLLEGASHYEQFAPAISLPLFDGGRLRANLAGQDAAFDAAVAQYNGVLVQAIHQVADGVSATQSLDRELRAQEQAHAAAALSWKLAQDQLGAGVISEMQALQVQQYLLQAEQRLAQLRADRLSAGVSLVVALGGGYVPPADTPTPTNVAEIQP; encoded by the coding sequence ATGTCACCAATCCTCAAGCCGCTGACGCTGGCACTGGGCACCCTGCTGCTCGCCGGCTGCGTCAGTCCTGGTGGCCTCAAGCCACAGCAGGCGCCGCTTGCCGCCAACAGCCTGGCCATGGGCAACACGCTCTCCGGCGTGCCGCGGCAAGCCGCTGCGTGGCCTGCCGCCGACTGGTGGCGCAGCTTCCACGATGCCCAGCTCGATCATCTGATTCATGTCGCGCTGGCCAGCAATCCCGATCTGGCTGTAGCCGCGGCGCGTGTACGCCAGGCTGATGCCGTGGCCGCCGGTGCCGATGCCGCGCGCATGCCCACGCTGGGCGCTGGCGTGTCGGCCGACGGCATCCGCATCCCGCCGACGGTGATCGGCGCGCCGCTGGGCGGCCACTACGCCACGCTGTGGCGCGCCGGGCTCAGCTTCAACTACACCTTCGACTTGTGGGGTGGACAGCGTGCGCAATGGGAGGCGGCGGTCGATCAGGCGCGCGCCGTGGCCGTCGCGGCCAGCGCCGCGCGCCTGCAACTGGCCGCGGATGTGACCCGCGCCTACGTCGATTACGCCTACGCCGGACAAAGCGTGGCCATCCTCAAGGCCAATCTCGCGCGCAGCGCGCAGCTGCTGGATCTGACCCGCAAGCGCGTTGCCGCCGGCGTGGACAACCACATGCAACTGGCCGCGGCCAGCGCCGCACAGGCTACGGCCAGCCAGCAACTCGAAGCCGCGCAGCGCGGTGAACGCGCCGCGGCGCTGACGCTGGCCGCGCTGTGTGGCCAGGGCCCGGGCTTCGCCGACAGCCTGCACGCACCCGCGCCCTTGCGCGCCGCGCCGCTGGCGCTGCCGGCCACGCTGCCCGCCGCGCTGCTGGCGCGGCGTCCGGACGTGACCGCCGCATTGTGGCGCGTCGAGGCCGAGGCGCGAGCGATCAAGGTCGCGCGCGCGGCATTCCTGCCCAACATCAACCTCGCCGCCGGGCTCGGGCTGGCTTCGCTGGGCGCGGGCAATCTGCTCGAAGGCGCCTCGCACTACGAGCAGTTCGCCCCGGCAATCAGCCTGCCGCTGTTCGACGGCGGCCGCCTGCGCGCCAATCTCGCCGGTCAAGATGCCGCCTTCGACGCCGCGGTCGCGCAATACAACGGCGTGCTCGTGCAGGCCATCCACCAGGTCGCTGATGGCGTCAGCGCCACGCAATCACTGGACCGTGAACTGCGCGCGCAGGAGCAGGCGCATGCCGCCGCCGCACTGTCCTGGAAACTGGCGCAGGACCAGCTCGGCGCCGGCGTGATCAGCGAAATGCAGGCGCTGCAGGTGCAGCAGTATCTGCTGCAGGCCGAGCAGCGCCTGGCGCAGCTGCGCGCCGACCGGCTCAGCGCCGGCGTCAGTCTCGTCGTGGCGCTGGGTGGCGGCTATGTGCCGCCAGCCGATACCCCGACACCCACCAATGTTGCCGAGATCCAGCCATGA